The nucleotide window NNNNNNNNNNNNNNNNNNNNNNNNNNNNNNNNNNNNNNNNNNNNNNNNNNNNNNNNNNNNNNNNNNNNNNNNNNNNNNNNNNNNNNNNNNNNCCCCCCACCCGACCCCTCTGTCTCCCCATCCCTACCTCACTCCTTCAAGCATACCACACGCCGACAGCCaccacgccgtcgcccgtGCCGtgtgcctcctctccccctcccccaactcTCCCCTTGAcccccctccgccacccTCCACACTCCTATCCTTTCGCTCACCCAcccgctcccctcctcccacccctcgCTTCACtccccgtcaccaccaccaccgtagGTGTGTGCGGAGACTTCTCACGTTTAGCGCGTTACACCTAGCCACGCTGCGCCGAGAGGTTTGTTGGATGACGTGGCTTACTGCCACTGATGCCGTTGAGCCCGCCTCCACAAATCCAGGGTTTCAATTTGCGCCTCAGTCGCTGATGACAACCCCTCCCCCGTGAAAAATGTGTCTGTGCACTCTCCCCGGCCGTATGCGCCTTCAGCCACGAATTCAATGAGCACTGCATGCCTCATAATCCTCCGCTTCTGTCTTTATGCGCGTGTGGCCGTTCAAGGCGCAgggcacaagcacacgcacacacgaatcacagccaccaccagaggcCGCAAGACGATCTCACCCTGCTCCCTCActccctttctctgtcttCCTGTGTGGGTATATGCGTCGCTGATGAAatcccccctcctcacccttcttttgttgttgttttgctgCTCGTTGTGCCTACTTCTCGCGCGGTGTTTCAAAGTCCGACGTTGTGCCACACTCCTTGCCTCGACGTCAAGGCGCTcacccaccaccgccctCAGCGTCCTCCTCACAGTCGCGTTCCTCTGGTCTGCTTCCTCTGAAACGAAACGAGTATCGACTTGGCgggcacaaacacacgcacgtgggTGTCAGCGACGCGCGACAACTGCGTGAAGCTAAGGGAgtaggaggaggagggggtgggggcgatGGTCATCGAGAAGGGTGCGTGGCACACGCCACAGCAGGTCGCCCTCTCCCATCGCcggaaacgaaaagaaagacTCCAACAGCGGAGTCGAGTGAAGCCGCATTCtgatcaccaccaccacagagTTCCTGTCATCCCTTCTCTCCCACCCTCGCGTCCCCTGCTTCTCTACCCCACTTCCCTCTCGCACTGCCCcggcccctctccccgccctcccaccaccacccacccacacacgcacacacactcctctgtccagccacgcacacgtgcagtAGCACGAGGCTCCCCATCCTTCCCCctacccacacccacacacacacgcacacacaccttcaTCATAGCCCGCACCTTTCGCCGTTTCGcccgctctctcctttccgtgcgtgtgtgcctcagTNNNNNNNNNNNNNNNNNNNNNNNNNNNNNNNNNNNNNNNNNNNNNNNNNNNNNNNNNNNNNNNNNNNNNNNNNNNNNNNNNNNNNNNNNNNNNNNNNNNGCGGAGTCGAGTGAAGCCGCATTCtgatcaccaccaccacagagTTCCTGTCATCCCTTCTCTCCCACCCTCGCGTCCCCTGCTTCTCTACCCCACTTCCCTCTCGCACTGCCCcggcccctctccccgccctcccaccaccacccacccacacacgcacacacactcctctgtccagccacgcacacgtgcagtAGCACGAGGCTCCCCATCCTTCCCCctacccacacccacacacacacgcacacacaccttcaTCATAGCCCGCACCTTTCGCCGTTTCGcccgctctctcctttccgtgcgtgtgtgcctcagTCTGTTGCTCCGCCcgtctcccttctccccacTGTTCACTGGCCCACCCGTGCACGCACTGGCACACAACGCGTACTTCTTTATTGATGAATATGCGCTGCCGAGAAATACTGATTGCCGTGCTCGCGGTGACCTGCGTGGCACTGTCACCGGCTGTGGCCTACACCACCAGCCAATGCCGCGAAGTGTCGCGGTGCGACGTTGACGGCACCCTCGTGTACGCCTTCTCTGGCGAGTGCGTATGCTGTCCGGAGATGCCGACCGGCGATATCCTTCCAGTGCAGTGCGTTCCCTCGACCGCGCACTGCCCTAGCGTGCCCAGCTGCAGAGCGtgcgacaccaccgccgggATGTGTGACGCGTGTATGACCGGCTACGTACTCGAGCCTACCAACATCTGCAACGAGTGCTTGGCCTCGATGTGCGACGTCTGTCAGTCGAGCTCCGAAGGCAAGCGCTGCAAGCTGTGCTCAGTAGGCTATTACTGGGTGAGTGGCGGTGAGTGCCACGCCGTATCCAATAGCCAGGCCTCAGAAAGCAACATGCAATGCCGCGTCGCTTTCTGCAGCACTTGTGCCAGCCCTACCGCAAGCACCTGCGCCAAGTGCAACGACGGTTATGCAACGGATAGCAACGGGTTCTGTGTCAGCGACTGCAACGTCCAGCAGTGCGATATGTGCTACACGGGTAACTCCGCCGACTGCCAGTTGTGCTCTGCAGGGAACACGTGGAGTGCGACAGGCTGCTCAGCTGGTGCAAGCGGTTGTCGTGTCGGCCATTGCACCACCTGTGTGGCCGGCGACAACACCAACTGCGCTACATGCGAATCGGGATACACCCTCACCGCCGGCTACTGCTTGCCCCAGCAACtctgcgccgacgccaacTGCGCCAGCTGCCCCAGCGACGCGGGCACGTGCACTCAGTGCGCGAACGGCTACGGTCTCGTGGACGGCGCCTGTGTGAGGTGCCAGGTGCCCAACTGCTtcagctgcgacagcgacgcgaaTAAGTGCACACAATGTGCGCCGAACTACTACCTCACCCCGCTCTTGACCTGCTCCCCGGTGGCCTGCAACATCGAGCACTGCATGCAGTGCGATCCAcagacgccgtcgcgctgccaGGAGTGCGTGGCCCCNNNNNNNNNNNNNNNNNNNNNNNNNNNNNNNNNNNNNNNNNNNNNNNNNNNNNNNNNNNNNNNNNNNNNNNNNNNNNNNNNNNNNNNNNNNNNNNNNNNGCCCCAGCAACtctgcgccgacgccaacTGCGCCAGCTGCCCCAGCGACGCGGGCACGTGCACTCAGTGCGCGAACGGCTACGGTCTCGTGGACGGCGCCTGTGTGAGGTGCCAGGTGCCCAACTGCTtcagctgcgacagcgacgcgaaTAAGTGCACACAATGTGCGCCGAACTACTACCTCACCCCGCTCTTGACCTGCTCCCCGGTGGCCTGCAACATCGAGCACTGCATGCAGTGCGATCCAcagacgccgtcgcgctgccaGGAGTGCGTGGCCCCCTACGTGGTCGACAGCTATGACGGCCTCTGCAGGCTCTCCGACGCCTGCTCCGTGCCCAACTGCAAGAAGTGCGAGCCCGAAACCTCCAGGCTCTGCGCCGAGTGCGACACCGGCTACACTCTCACCGCCGACgcgacgagctgcagcagtccGACCACGCAGCCGTGCGATGTGGAGCACTGCAACACGTGTGTGAACGGCGACAGCACCCGCTGTGCCTACTGCAACACCGGCTACTACGTCTCCGATGGCAAGTGCAAGACCATGCAGGGCTGCTACGTGTCCAACTGCGCACAGTGCATGCTGCTTGACAGCACCAAGTGCTCCACGTGCATGAAAGGATACCTGCTCACGTCGTCCTACGGTTGCGTCTCGCAGAAAGTCATCAacggcgcggccgcgccCTACTCTCTGtgggtggccgccgccgtgctccTCGCCTCTGTTGTCACGCACATAGCAtagtgcgcagcagcatgcgAGCAACCCCACTCCCATTCTCCCACAacatgtgcacacacacagagacagcggggcagccctccccccacacacacacgcactcccccttctcttgtTCTTCTTTCCTCGTTTCGCATCTCTTTCtcgtgcgctggcgccggcCTCCTGCACgtcgctcccctccccctaaCCTCTATTCTCTCTCGCCGGCCTCATTGCTTCTTACCCTTTTCCGATCCTTGCTCGCGTGGGTGGCCACTGCCACAGTCCCGCagcgcagacacacgtgtTTACACGGCGGAGGCATCTCTCTCCATCACTTCTTTTCTCCTAAAGCCACTCACCAGGTCGCAcaccgcccaccccctccccaccaccggcCACCCTTCCGGGCGCAGCTGtttggggggtgggggtgtgcTCGACCGCGCTCCTGGCAGCTCACTCGCATGTGTACAGCCACTCCCACCACTAAAGCTCTCTTCTGCGCACAcactccacctcctcgccccacgccgcgaccgcggcggtCGGCTGAGCACgagtgcagcgcgcgcctgcgctgctcgccgtcgGCATTGCTGCGCTCCCTTCCCCACATGCGGcaatcaccaccaccgcagagTTCCTGTCATCCCTTCTCTCCCACCCTCGCGTCCCCTGCTTCTCTACCCCACTTCCCTCTCGCACTGCCCcggcccctctccccgccctcccaccaccacccacccacacacgcacacacactcctctgtccagccacgcacacgtgcagtAGCACGAGGCTCCCCATCCTTCCCCctacccacacccacacacacacgcacacacaccttcaTCATAGCCCGCACCTTTCGCCGTTTCGcccgctctcttcttttccgtgcgtgtgtgcctcagTCTGTTGCTCCGCCcgtctcccttctccccacTNNNNNNNNNNNNNNNNNNNNNNNNNNNNNNNNNNNNNNNNNNNNNNNNNNNNNNNNNNNNNNNNNNNNNNNNNNNNNNNNNNNNNNNNNNNNNNNNNNNCATTGCTGCGCTCCCTTCCCCACATGCGGcaatcaccaccaccgcagagTTCCTGTCATCCCTTCTCTCCCACCCTCGCGTCCCCTGCTTCTCTACCCCACTTCCCTCTCGCACTGCCCcggcccctctccccgccctcccaccaccacccacccacacacgcacacacactcctctgtccagccacgcacacgtgcagtAGCACGAGGCTCCCCATCCTTCCCCctacccacacccacacacacacgcacacacaccttcaTCATAGCCCGCACCTTTCGCCGTTTCGcccgctctcttcttttccgtgcgtgtgtgcctcagTCTGTTGCTCCGCCcgtctcccttctccccacTGTTCGCCTCATGCACAGCGCTCGCGGCGGCTCTctcgcggtggccgccgtggcggttTGCCTGGCAGTGCTCGCCACGGTCGGCACGTGTGTGTTCGACTCGCAGGAGatcggcggcagctccttcACCTTTGCCGGGTGGTCGTCTGCCAGCAAGGAGGAATCCTACCAGAGTTGTACCCTGACCGAGAAGGCATTCAGAATTCAAGGCGCTGCAAGCTCTCTGTCGGACGACGCCACGCTGCCCGGCGGGATCCTGCGGTTCTCCACACTGCGTGTGTCGAACGGCTACATCGTCGTGGAGAAGTACTTTCCCCGGAACACGAACATCACCATCAAAGATgccagcggcaccgtcgctgcgggGATGCCTTTCATCGACGCCAACACGGCGATATTCTCTGATCAGCTCAGCATCGTGGTCACCGACTCAACCCTCAGTTGGGCTGCCGCACGGTCGGGTCAGAGCATGGTGCGTGCACCCTTCACTATTCAGCTCTCCAGCTCTCTCTTCGTGCTCGGCAGCACCGTGGCGCAGGCCTCATCCGTGGTAGAGGTGACGGGACCAAGCAGCATCTCGCAGAAGTCTGCATTGGCTGTGGACTACGCCAAGTGCACCGGCTGTGCTCAGGGTCTGGTGTACTTCACCGACTTTGTTAGGGTGTGGGACCGCAGCTTGCTTCGCGTCTCTCACTCCAGCGTCAagggcgccgccggcaagcCGCTGATCGGCATAGCACAGAGAGCAGGGGCCAGTCTAGCGGTGGAAAACAGTCTGTTCGTTGTCGAGAACGTGTCATCGCCCACCAGTAACCTCATCGACGCTCCCGTCAGCATGGGCACCGATGCGCAGATCACCCTACGCGCTGTGGCAGTGAAGAGCATTGGTGCCACGAtggccggcggcgtcacTGCGCAACTCTTGACGGCAGACGACATCGCCCAACAAATTCCCTCCGTGTCCGTGGTGCCGGACaccagctgcgctgcggcctGCGTCCCCACGGCCACGGTCGACTCCCGCTGCAAGTGCACCTGCAATGCTGACATGCCGAACATGAACTTCTGCACGGCCATGAAGGACCCCTACACAAACTACGCCTACCTCGGCTGCTCGGTGGGCTGCACAACGTGCTTCAACGAGACGGCCTGCCTCGAGTGCAGGCCGAGCTACGAGATGCTGCCCAGCATGACATGCTCGCTAACCGGACTTCAGTGCACAGACCCGAACTGCAAAACCTGCACAACTTACGGCCAGTGCACCGACTGCAACGACGGCTACGgtctcacctcctccagcgcttgcgtgcgctgcagtgtAGCGGGCTGCAAGAGCTGCCCCATTGACGCTAACGTCTGCGAAGTGTgtctcggcggcagcgagccggTCAACAATATGTGCCCCTGCACCGACGCCAACTGCGCCAGCTGCCCCAGCGACGCGGGCACGTGCACTCAGTGCGCGAACGGCTACGGTCTCGTGGACGGCGCCTGTGTGAGGTGCCAGGTGCCCAACTGCTtcagctgcgacagcgacgcgaaTAAGTGCACACAATGTGCGCCGAACTACTACCTCACCCCGCTCTTGACCTGCTCCCCGGTGGCCTGCAACATCGAGCACTGCATGCAGTGCGATCCAcagacgccgtcgcgctgccaGGAGTGCGTGGCCCCCTACGTGGTCGACAGCTATGACGGCCTCTGCAGGCTCTCCGACGCCTNNNNNNNNNNNNNNNNNNNNNNNNNNNNNNNNNNNNNNNNNNNNNNNNNNNNNNNNNNNNNNNNNNNNNNNNNNNNNNNNNNNNNNNNNNNNNNNNNNNNNNNNNNNNNNNNNNNNNNNNNNNNNNNNNNNNNNNNNNNNNNNNNNNNNNNNNNNNNNNNNNNNNNNNNNNNNNNNNNNNNNNNNNNNNNNNNNNNNNNNNNNNNNNNNNNNNNNNNNNNNNNNNNNNNNNNNNNNNNNNNNNNNNNNNNNNNNNNNNNNNNNNNNNNNNNNNNNNNNNNNNNNNNNNNNNNNNNNNNNNNNNNNNNNNNNNNNNNNNNNNNNNNNNNNNNNNNNNNNNNNNNNNNNNNNNNNNNNNNNNNNNNNNNNNNNNNNNNNNNNNNNNNNNNNNNNNNNNNNNNNNNNNNNNNNNNNNNNNNNNNNNNNNNNNNNNNNNNNNNNNNNNNNNNNNNNNNNNNNNNNNNNNNNNNNNNNNNNNNNNNNNNNNNNNNNNNNNNNNNNNNNNNNNNNNNNNNNNNNNNNNNNNNNNNNNNNNNNNNNNNNNNNNNNNNNNNNNNNNNNNNNNNNNNNNNNNNNNNNNNNNNNNNNNNNNNNNNNNNNNNNNNNNNNNNNNNNNNNNNNNNNNNNNNNNNNNNNNNNNNNNNNNNNNNNNNNNNNNNNNNNNNNNNNNNNNNNNNNNNNCACAGTCCCGCagcgcagacacacgtgtTTACACGGCGGAGGCATCTCTCTCCATCACTTCTTTTCTCCTAAAGCCACTCACCAGGTCGCAcaccgcccaccccctccccaccaccggcCACCCTTCCGGGCGCAGCTGtttggggggtgggggtgtgcTCGACCGCGCTCCTGGCAGCTCACTCGCATGTGTACAGCCACTCCCACCACTAAAGCTCTCTTCTGCGCACAcactccacctcctcgccccacgccgcgaccgcggcggtCGGCTGAGCACgagtgcagcgcgcgcctgcgctgctggTTGGCACGACAGCCTCGTGTAGAGGTGGGGACAGATTTGGTGGGCAAAAGAGTCGGCGTCACCGCTGAGTCCTCCCTTAGGGTAGCAGCCCCGCCTCCACCACGACCCACCCGCAGTACCGGAGGTCACTGcggctccccctcccccttgctAGAAGCGCCGCCTTTTGTGGGTCTGTGTTGCTTCCACATTGTTGTTTACCTCTCACCTTTCCCACACGTTCTTCTGCTCTCGCGCGTACAaccacctctctctcacacgcacgtgcataCGCACACTTTCTACCACGCGTGCGGATGTggcgtcgtggtggtgggatGGTTACCTCAAacggtgtgtgtgagtgtttgtgtgtctgcggcAATCGGAAGTGAAGCCGCAGTCCGTAAACACTCGccgtgccccctccctcccacacacgcacacacgcgcgtgcatgccCCTTTTCTCCTCCCCAGCCAGCTCACCTTCACTCTTTCTCGCGCCTCACCCCTTCAGCAAAGATGAGCGTGAAGCACCTGCTGATGGCCGCAGTGCTGGCAGCCGTCGCATGCTCGGTGGTCATGGCGTCGGATGCCTCGAGCTTGTCGTCCCCAAGCGCCCCAGCTCGCGGATCGATCTCCCTTGCAACCATGCGGACAGTGCCGTccagcaagagcagcagcaactcgTCGAGTGCAACTGGCGCCAATGAGACGGCGTCTACCACCTTCACCACAACGAACACCGTGAGCACAGCGGCATCTTCGTGCGCCGTTTCGAactgcgccgcctgctcgaGCACGAACCCGAATGTCTGCACGACGTGCAGTCCCGGCTACGCCGTCGACCGCCTTGGCCAGTGCATGGTTGTCGGCTCCTGCAACGTCGCCCACTGCGTCACGTGCCACACAAACGACAACGCGCGTTGCTTGAGCTGCGCCTCGGGCTACATGCCGACGGCCTCGTTCAAGTGCGTCCCGGAGCAATCTAGAAATGCGGCCTTCCGCACTTCCTCCCTGGTCGTCTCTGTCGGTGTGGCATTGGTGGGCACTGCACTGACCATGGCCTAAAATACGGCATGCCCCGATTCAAAGACCTAGTGGCACACATACCAGGAGATGCCTGGCTGACGGCCTGTCAAGTGTCGGCATCGACGGCTATGTCCAGCCTCCACCCtgctcccctcttctctctctcccacaTATGCATGCACAAATGTTGATGTCCTCAcctctgtttctctcctctctctctgagtgctgtgtgtgtgtgtgtgtgtgtgtgtttgtgtgtgtgtgtgtaacgTGCGtcccgcctcccctcctcagacagtttttttttttatcttGTTCGGCTAATGTGCATATTGTCGTCATGCGCagtgcccctccctcccttgatcacccctccctctgtctctgtctcgcgTCACCTCACTGATCAACGCCTCCCTGCCTTGAGTCGCGTGTATTCCCAACACAGCATGCGCCGacgcagagacagagacagagggaggggcgagcaCGTGCGCTTATGTCGTTTCTCTCCCGGCGCGCCGCGGTCGGCCCGTGGCTTGAGGAAATCGAGAGGGGGGAATGGGGACTGGCGATACCATTGTGGCCCAtgtgcacgtgcatgtgtgcgtacgcgtgcgtgtgtgtgttctctcttctctttgctCTGGCCGAGTGGCCGGGTGGGCCTCTCTGTGCGTTGAATCCGTTTTATGTGCACAGCCCGTTTCTTTTCCGTTGTCATTGTTGTTTTTCCCGAGGTGAGGCGTGGATGGGGATGGggatgcggaggaggagggagaggatcGTCAATGGAGGTGACCGTTGGGtccgcccgcccgcccgtCCGtccctgcgtgtgcgcagggCGGAGGGCATTCtcctcaccgccaccacctctctctctctgtgactTGTGCCCCTCATGGggtcttttctttcgtttttgcCTAAGCATAtacacgtgtgtgcctgcgtgcgtaCGCGTGCGTCTCCGCCATTTCTACGCATCggcctctcccccaccctcttccctccccctcccactccctaCCTGACTCTCTCAGGCAGGAGCACCAACAGTAGAGTCTGTATCTGCCGCTGTGATTGCGTGATCGAGCGCTGCTatccccccaccccctcgctcgctctcccaGACAACCACGCATACCATCGGCCATCCCTCTGTGCTgccgtgtgtctgtgtgtttgtgtgtgtcgctgctctcACACTGGAGAGGGCTGCtcggcagtggtggcagcAAACTGCAAGCGGTGCTGAAGAAGACGAAGATGTAAAGGGAGCGGAGAGGCGCGACACACAGGGCTATGGAAGCAGGGCGGTCGTCACAAGGTCAGCACTGAtcctgtgtatgtgcgtgtttgcGTCTGCCCGCGTCCCTGTGAGGGGGACAGAGAGGGGGCATGAGGTGCGCCCATGACAACACAGAAAATGACCTTGGAGAGCGCGAGCGAGGGAGCGGGCAGGTCCTTCGCGGTTTATCAGGGAAGGCTCGAGCACGATACGTAGGgcagacggaggagggggaaggaaaacgtcagagaaggagggaagtCGGATCGGGTGTCGtggaggcacacacacacacacacgcgcaccacaGCCGCCTCTCTACCTCCGTCGCATGTTGCTCCTTGGCTCTCTCATCCGTCCATCGCCGATTCCCTCAAGACGTTACCCGCGTGGggatgtgtgcgcgtgtgtcgtAGTCTGCAAGTGTTacgcgcaccccctcccctcagcTCCCCTTGCTTCCCACAAGAGGAAACGTCGCGGTGTTcatgccgccgccttgcTCTATGGCGAAGGCGTGAAGGGAACGAACCAATATTCTCGGCCTGTGCCGCTATGATatccttcccttctctccctctcactctctaCCTACTCACTCCCGTCCTCAACATGCTCACGGAACGCGTTCCTGTTCGTGGGTCTGCGTCAGTGTACGAGCACGCCACACGCGTCATCCCACTCCCTCGCCTCCCATCAtcagccctccccccctcccccagaACATTACCTCACACGCCTGCAGCACTGGCACAGGCGCACCTCGTTCCTATTCCCCTCTCCACGAATCATGTCTGCCTTTGACTTCCGCAGCAGTCCCCacaagcgcggcgccgccgccgttcttCTGCTgttcgccatcgccgctgtaGCCCCCTTGACAGTGTCTGCACAGGCCATCGACGACTACCCTCCTGTTGCCTGTGACAGCACAGTGCCCAACTGCCTGGAATGCCGGAAAGTGGGGATGTTAAGCCTGTGCTCGAACTGCAAGGAAGGCTACTCGACCGCTGTCTCACCCATGACCCCCACCGAGTTCGGCAAGTGCAAGCCCTACGATCCGAGCACATGCCGCCTTGACAACTGtttgcgctgcgccgccgatgaCAACACCAAGTGCGTGCAGTGCCCTGTCGGCTACCCGAACATCAACACTTACCTCTGCGATGGGACCACGGCGGCCCCGACGACTGCGGCTCCGACAACGTCggccccctccaccaccaccacggcgtCCCCGACAACTGCGGCCCCCACAACTGCAGCcccgaccaccaccaccactaccaccacgGCGGTCCCGACAACTGCAGCTCCGACAACCTCAGCCCCCTCCACCGACTGCCAGGCCCCGTCGTGCGCCATCTGTGTGCCCGGCAACCAGTACACTTGCGCCGTGTGCGAGTCCGGCATGGTGCTGATGGCGTCCGGCCAGTGCATGGCCGCTGGCTCCTGCAGCATGACCAACTGCGCGCAGTGCTACCCGAACGACAGCAaccgctgctcctcgtgcGAACCCGGCTACGCCCTCACCGTCTCGTACACCTGCATCCCGCGCAAGTCAGGCAactcggcggctgcgccgacgccggtgttggcggcgctggtcATAGTGGCGGTTGCAGCGACCGTGGCGTATGTCATGTAGGGGTGCAGTGAAGTTGTGACGGGCCGCAATCGATGTAGCACGCACAAGactcagacacacacacaggcacacagacgtGCCTGTGAACCTCCCTCCAATCATTTCCAGCCCTAACCCCCGGCAAAGGTCTCTTGTTTGTTtcactctctctcggcgTCTAGacgctctctcttcctgcctgcctgccttcGTGCACGCCTGCCATCCACGGTTCCcacgcgcacccacaccctcctcctcctccctgcctATTATGTGTATAatgcccccccctctctaCTCCTCACGCCCTCGCGtgctcgcacgcacacctccagACACAGGAAAGGTATGCAGACTATGGGGCGTATAAATTCATTCTTGCGTGTATTCTCTtactcgtgtgtgtgcgtgtcttcaTGCGCAGGCGGGTGTGCTTCACTCCGTTTCGCGATGGTGatcgctgctgtcgttgcccccccccctctcttcccctccctctcctccctccacacaccttttccttccttGGATGCTCCTCTCTTCGTCACGGCGCCCCTGCCCAcgcgcctcgccgccctACCATCGTCGACCGAACCAGGCGCACAGACATACGCatctacccacccaccctcacacagacgcacacaatCATGCCTCGATGAAGAGACGGTGCACATGTCTGTACATGTTGTATTGCGTATTGCGTGCACGTGAGCGTGTGTTCGTGCGTGGATGggcttcgctctctcttcggTAAGGGTGGGCGGAGGACGGCGGGACAAACAAGACGGCGCCAGCGGGTGAGGTATGCCTCTAACAGTgaaacaaaggaaaacatgcaagctgcggcggtgacgacgcgtgggcgtgtgggtgtgggtggtgaCGCGGAGAGCAGGAGGTACTTCTGGGATGGACACGTGGAGAGCACCTAAAGCGTATATGCATGTTTATACGTGTGAACACTCACGGGGAAAGACTGGAGTAGGCCTTCCTGTATTCTCTCCTCACCCTCTGTCTGTCTGACTGTCTGTTCGAGGATGTGTATAGGTGTGTACGTGTTCTGCAGTAGATAACCCGATGAAAGGGCAGGGCCCACTGTGCATGGATGGACAGATTCGTTGTTGTTGGGAATCGACGAAAAggagtgtgcgtgcgtgcaacATGGGGGTGCGTAGTCGAGTGATGTGGTGCTTGAacgccgcccttctcccgCCACCACTCTCCCTCGAGCGTTGCACGTCGGCAACGCCCCACACTCACCTACCCCTACTCGACCTGCTCGCCCACTCTGCGCAtggccctctctctctggcaTATGCAGGCAcatcctcgccctcccctttcccctccttGTGCAAAGCCTCgcatcttttcttttcccgtCGTCGTGCCAGGGTATGTCTATGCCCGTGCACGCGTTatggagagggggagggggtggggcggtgTAATCTCTCTCTCATTCTGCTTTGGTATCCCTTCATCTCGGTGCTCCTCTCTTCTAATAGGTTGGCCTTCGCCTCTTCcacccttcccccacccccccaccaccaccaccacctacCTCTGAATGCTCACTGACACGCCACCGCTCACTCCCTtctcccacccccaccccgtCATCATTGCTCGGGGTTGTGGCAGTAGGCGGCTCGATGAAGGCGTGGCTGCAAGCATTACCTACTCCCTTGTCTTCTCACTACTCCTATCaccttgtgcgtgtgtgtgtgtgtgctctcctAACCTTCCAAAAAGAAACGCCTTgaaaggcagcagcggcgggcgggcCCGCACGCGACATCGCATTCATGGATTCATCCTTATGGTCTTCTCTTGCTTTCACGCACAtcctcaccccctcctcctcccgagccgccaccacctccgccatgACGAAAAATGTGCTTAGCAACACCGTACCTTGTCATGGCgctcccttcttcctcttccttttctcaTCCTCTCTTGTGTGGGTGTTGTCGCTTTCTACCTTGCTCAATTGAACAACGAATAGCAGGTCACAGTGATG belongs to Leishmania donovani BPK282A1 complete genome, chromosome 4 and includes:
- a CDS encoding surface antigen-like protein, giving the protein MSAFDFRSSPHKRGAAAVLLLFAIAAVAPLTVSAQAIDDYPPVACDSTVPNCLECRKVGMLSLCSNCKEGYSTAVSPMTPTEFGKCKPYDPSTCRLDNCLRCAADDNTKCVQCPVGYPNINTYLCDGTTAAPTTAAPTTSAPSTTTTASPTTAAPTTAAPTTTTTTTTAVPTTAAPTTSAPSTDCQAPSCAICVPGNQYTCAVCESGMVLMASGQCMAAGSCSMTNCAQCYPNDSNRCSSCEPGYALTVSYTCIPRKSGNSAAAPTPVLAALVIVAVAATVAYVM
- a CDS encoding surface antigen-like protein; translation: MSVKHLLMAAVLAAVACSVVMASDASSLSSPSAPARGSISLATMRTVPSSKSSSNSSSATGANETASTTFTTTNTVSTAASSCAVSNCAACSSTNPNVCTTCSPGYAVDRLGQCMVVGSCNVAHCVTCHTNDNARCLSCASGYMPTASFKCVPEQSRNAAFRTSSLVVSVGVALVGTALTMA
- a CDS encoding surface antigen-like protein encodes the protein MHSARGGSLAVAAVAVCLAVLATVGTCVFDSQEIGGSSFTFAGWSSASKEESYQSCTLTEKAFRIQGAASSLSDDATLPGGILRFSTLRVSNGYIVVEKYFPRNTNITIKDASGTVAAGMPFIDANTAIFSDQLSIVVTDSTLSWAAARSGQSMVRAPFTIQLSSSLFVLGSTVAQASSVVEVTGPSSISQKSALAVDYAKCTGCAQGLVYFTDFVRVWDRSLLRVSHSSVKGAAGKPLIGIAQRAGASLAVENSLFVVENVSSPTSNLIDAPVSMGTDAQITLRAVAVKSIGATMAGGVTAQLLTADDIAQQIPSVSVVPDTSCAAACVPTATVDSRCKCTCNADMPNMNFCTAMKDPYTNYAYLGCSVGCTTCFNETACLECRPSYEMLPSMTCSLTGLQCTDPNCKTCTTYGQCTDCNDGYGLTSSSACVRCSVAGCKSCPIDANVCEVCLGGSEPVNNMCPCTDANCASCPSDAGTCTQCANGYGLVDGACVRCQVPNCFSCDSDANKCTQCAPNYYLTPLLTCSPVACNIEHCMQCDPQTPSRCQECVAPYVVDSYDGLCRLSDA
- a CDS encoding surface antigen-like protein translates to MRCREILIAVLAVTCVALSPAVAYTTSQCREVSRCDVDGTLVYAFSGECVCCPEMPTGDILPVQCVPSTAHCPSVPSCRACDTTAGMCDACMTGYVLEPTNICNECLASMCDVCQSSSEGKRCKLCSVGYYWVSGGECHAVSNSQASESNMQCRVAFCSTCASPTASTCAKCNDGYATDSNGFCVSDCNVQQCDMCYTGNSADCQLCSAGNTWSATGCSAGASGCRVGHCTTCVAGDNTNCATCESGYTLTAGYCLPQQLCADANCASCPSDAGTCTQCANGYGLVDGACVRCQVPNCFSCDSDANKCTQCAPNYYLTPLLTCSPVACNIEHCMQCDPQTPSRCQECVA